From one Agathobaculum sp. NTUH-O15-33 genomic stretch:
- a CDS encoding flagellar motor switch protein FliM, with product MEDMETRQGDAAQSWAGRLERVEVKKPAEIKAYDFSSPKKFTKDQLNSLTSLYEHFCRMISSYFTNVLRTMCEVGVAKIEEQRYTEFGNSLSDTALVGVIDFKPLDARYEESNLLLDMSTAFGYLLVERLMGGSEAPWVPARTYTEVELALLRYAMEHLSDYLREAWGSYLEVETALRSVETNGRLLQAYSPQDVVVSVTLSLEGEGFGGTIRICMLAENLEKLIHSFAQRYTRAVKHPDPQLEIQKKDLMMDYLKRSDLELCAILDQCEMNLGDILRIQVGDVITLNKRISDNICVTVEGVPWYHGRLGETDRKKAVKIVDVAEN from the coding sequence ATGGAAGACATGGAGACCCGGCAGGGGGACGCCGCCCAGAGCTGGGCGGGCCGGCTGGAACGGGTAGAGGTAAAAAAACCGGCTGAGATCAAGGCATATGACTTTTCTTCACCGAAAAAGTTCACCAAGGATCAGCTCAATTCGCTGACCAGCCTATATGAGCATTTCTGCCGCATGATCTCCTCGTACTTCACCAACGTGCTGCGCACCATGTGCGAGGTAGGCGTGGCGAAGATCGAGGAGCAGCGGTATACCGAATTTGGAAACTCCCTATCGGATACCGCGCTGGTCGGTGTGATCGATTTTAAGCCGCTGGACGCCCGGTATGAGGAAAGCAACCTGCTGCTCGATATGTCCACCGCGTTCGGCTATTTGTTGGTCGAGCGCCTGATGGGCGGCTCGGAAGCGCCGTGGGTGCCGGCGCGGACCTATACCGAGGTTGAGCTCGCGCTGCTGCGGTATGCGATGGAGCATTTATCCGACTACCTGCGCGAGGCGTGGGGCAGCTACCTAGAGGTAGAGACCGCGCTGCGCAGCGTGGAGACAAACGGCAGGCTGCTGCAGGCTTACTCCCCGCAGGATGTGGTGGTGAGCGTCACCCTGAGCTTGGAGGGCGAGGGCTTCGGCGGCACCATCCGCATCTGTATGCTGGCGGAAAATCTGGAAAAGCTGATCCACAGCTTTGCACAGCGGTACACCCGGGCGGTCAAGCACCCGGACCCGCAGCTTGAAATTCAGAAAAAAGACCTGATGATGGACTACTTAAAGCGTTCCGACCTAGAGCTCTGCGCCATTTTGGATCAGTGCGAAATGAATCTTGGAGACATCCTCCGCATTCAGGTGGGCGACGTGATCACGCTGAACAAACGAATCAGCGACAACATATGCGTCACCGTGGAGGGCGTACCCTGGTACCATGGGCGACTGGGGGAGACCGACAGGAAAAAGGCGGTCAAAATCGTGGATGTAGCAGAGAATTAA
- the fliN gene encoding flagellar motor switch protein FliN, whose product MMGSVEQNKDGMHLDDKALLAVRDGLGGALASAGSALSGMLNRQVSLREEGVEQGVFGALRVPELGESLAFQVTAGDDAEQKGLVLLPQDDMRQVLGILMGGDPAAMEGMPFDEMNMSAAMEVVGQALDAAAGALAAHMGRPVRFAVEQGVAVDSPAEFAALLPAGRPLLSLTGVQSIRDVLEGRLCCLIPAELGLALADSQSEPAPEMPAPSAPAPAPTPAEQNLAPVQAAPPAAQTAPDLDVRRPRFPQFTDQSSAVQALTSVNASLLMNVPLDVSIVIGKTKRRIRDILEFGPGTVIDLDKQTGAPAEIVVNGQLLAYGDVIVIGDNYGVRITEIVGTKDLLDSLNMSR is encoded by the coding sequence ATGATGGGCAGTGTAGAGCAGAATAAGGACGGCATGCACCTTGACGATAAGGCGCTTCTCGCCGTGAGGGACGGCCTTGGCGGCGCGCTGGCTTCGGCGGGGTCGGCCCTGTCCGGCATGCTGAACCGGCAGGTGAGCCTGCGCGAGGAAGGCGTGGAGCAGGGCGTTTTCGGCGCGCTCCGGGTACCGGAGCTGGGCGAAAGCCTTGCGTTTCAGGTAACCGCTGGGGACGACGCGGAACAGAAGGGCCTTGTGCTGCTTCCGCAGGACGACATGCGGCAGGTGCTGGGCATCCTGATGGGCGGCGATCCAGCCGCCATGGAGGGCATGCCCTTTGACGAAATGAACATGTCCGCGGCCATGGAGGTGGTCGGTCAGGCGCTGGACGCCGCGGCCGGTGCGCTGGCCGCGCATATGGGGCGGCCGGTGCGCTTTGCCGTGGAGCAGGGCGTGGCGGTCGATTCTCCGGCGGAATTCGCGGCGCTGTTGCCCGCGGGGCGGCCGCTTCTGTCGCTGACCGGCGTGCAGAGCATCCGGGACGTGCTGGAAGGGCGGCTGTGCTGCCTAATCCCGGCGGAGCTGGGCCTCGCGCTGGCGGACAGCCAAAGCGAGCCCGCGCCGGAAATGCCCGCGCCGTCCGCGCCGGCCCCCGCGCCCACGCCGGCGGAGCAGAATCTCGCGCCCGTGCAGGCCGCGCCCCCGGCGGCGCAGACAGCGCCCGATCTGGACGTGCGCCGCCCCCGGTTCCCTCAATTCACCGACCAAAGCAGCGCGGTGCAGGCGCTGACCAGCGTGAACGCCAGCCTGCTGATGAACGTGCCGCTCGATGTGTCCATCGTCATCGGCAAGACCAAACGGCGCATCCGCGATATTCTGGAATTTGGCCCGGGCACCGTCATCGATCTGGACAAGCAGACCGGCGCGCCCGCCGAGATCGTCGTAAACGGCCAGCTGTTGGCCTATGGCGATGTGATCGTGATCGGCGACAACTACGGCGTGCGCATCACCGAGATCGTGGGCACCAAGGATTTGCTCGATTCGCTGAATATGTCGAGGTGA
- the fliO gene encoding flagellar biosynthetic protein FliO has translation MNWEQGKAILAMGGTLVLMLLTLLGAWWVSRLVGRAGQLKMPGGSRVTVLERTPVGRDSSLAVVRAGDRVLLLGVTPHQIQKLDELDPALYPEGEAARTPPDFMDCLKKAVREKRGKHNGEDGPRQ, from the coding sequence GTGAACTGGGAGCAAGGGAAGGCCATTCTGGCCATGGGCGGCACGCTGGTGCTGATGCTGCTTACGCTGCTCGGCGCTTGGTGGGTCTCGCGTTTGGTGGGCCGCGCCGGACAACTGAAAATGCCCGGCGGCAGCCGGGTCACGGTGCTGGAACGCACCCCCGTGGGCCGGGACAGCTCGCTCGCCGTGGTGCGGGCGGGCGACCGCGTCCTGCTTTTGGGCGTTACCCCGCACCAGATCCAGAAGCTGGACGAGCTTGACCCCGCGCTGTACCCGGAAGGGGAGGCGGCACGCACGCCGCCGGATTTTATGGATTGCCTGAAAAAGGCCGTGCGGGAAAAACGGGGAAAACACAACGGGGAGGACGGGCCGCGCCAATGA
- the fliP gene encoding flagellar type III secretion system pore protein FliP (The bacterial flagellar biogenesis protein FliP forms a type III secretion system (T3SS)-type pore required for flagellar assembly.), with the protein MTWNTQIQPGDEAPRRMLALKRLLPVSAVAAASFTAPAAAASLEINTSGAGGADTMQLLFLFAVIALAPTLLLMMTSFTRIVIVFSLLRNAIGLQQTPPNQVLIGLALALSLFIMSPVLGEINEAAIEPLNRGEITQQQALANMQQPIKVFMLKQTRSADLNLFCSLDGQEELDVSTPENLTELPLHVVVPSFVTSELKRAFTMGFLLYLPFLVIDMVVSSTLMSMGMVMLPPSMISLPFKLMLFVVVNGWSRVMEMLVSSFY; encoded by the coding sequence ATGACATGGAACACGCAAATTCAGCCGGGCGACGAAGCGCCCCGGCGCATGCTCGCCCTGAAACGGCTGCTGCCGGTTTCGGCCGTAGCGGCCGCCTCGTTCACGGCCCCCGCGGCAGCGGCCTCACTAGAGATCAACACCAGCGGCGCGGGCGGCGCGGATACCATGCAGCTATTGTTTCTGTTCGCGGTCATCGCGCTCGCGCCCACGCTGCTGCTTATGATGACCAGCTTCACCCGCATCGTCATCGTGTTTTCACTCTTGCGCAACGCCATCGGCTTACAGCAAACGCCGCCCAATCAGGTGCTGATCGGCTTGGCGCTGGCGCTGTCGCTTTTTATCATGTCGCCCGTTCTGGGCGAGATTAACGAAGCCGCGATCGAGCCGCTAAACCGGGGCGAGATCACCCAGCAGCAGGCGCTCGCCAATATGCAGCAGCCGATCAAGGTGTTCATGCTCAAGCAGACCCGCTCGGCTGATCTGAACCTGTTCTGCTCGCTCGACGGGCAGGAGGAATTGGACGTATCAACCCCCGAAAACCTGACCGAGCTGCCGCTGCACGTGGTCGTGCCTTCATTCGTGACGAGCGAGCTCAAGCGGGCGTTTACCATGGGTTTTCTGTTATACCTGCCCTTCCTCGTGATCGATATGGTGGTATCCTCCACCTTGATGAGCATGGGCATGGTGATGCTGCCGCCCTCCATGATCTCGCTGCCCTTTAAGCTGATGCTTTTTGTGGTGGTAAACGGCTGGAGCCGCGTCATGGAGATGCTGGTGAGCAGCTTCTATTAG
- the fliQ gene encoding flagellar biosynthesis protein FliQ, which yields MAQQDVLVVFGETIGLILKLSAPLLIVSMAVGLLISVFQAATQIHEQTITFVPKILLTALLLLVLGSWMLTSLSDFFESLMTLMAGL from the coding sequence ATGGCCCAGCAGGATGTGCTGGTGGTATTTGGAGAAACAATCGGGCTGATCTTAAAGCTTTCCGCGCCGCTGCTGATCGTCAGCATGGCCGTCGGCCTTCTGATCTCCGTTTTTCAAGCGGCCACGCAGATTCACGAGCAGACCATCACCTTTGTGCCCAAGATTCTGCTCACGGCGCTGCTCCTTCTGGTGCTGGGTTCGTGGATGCTCACCTCGCTTAGCGATTTTTTTGAATCCCTTATGACCCTGATGGCGGGGCTGTGA
- the fliR gene encoding flagellar biosynthetic protein FliR yields MSWEITYGAFSAVLLAFCRMGGALFFNPVLSRRSVPAGVRAGLALGLAIIVAPLKGGGMPQEPAAFRLIMLSAQELMIGVACGIVLQFFFYLLFFAGDVIDTGFGLSMAKVFDPGSSIQMSLSGNLLQLLFILYFFATDSHLLLIRVMTASYDVVPMGAARLTGAVGSVLAGLFVTAFDLIMRLTLPFLAASFVLELSMGILMKLIPQINVFVIHFQTKILLGMVLLFLFAVPVTEFMNGYIETMFASMSDLLKAFA; encoded by the coding sequence ATGAGCTGGGAGATCACATACGGCGCGTTTTCGGCCGTGCTGCTGGCTTTTTGCCGCATGGGCGGCGCGCTGTTCTTCAACCCCGTGCTGTCCCGCCGCAGCGTGCCCGCCGGCGTCCGGGCAGGGCTTGCGCTCGGTCTGGCAATCATCGTCGCCCCTCTTAAAGGGGGCGGAATGCCGCAGGAGCCTGCGGCATTCCGGCTGATCATGCTCTCGGCGCAGGAATTAATGATCGGGGTCGCCTGCGGCATTGTTTTGCAGTTCTTTTTCTATCTGCTGTTTTTCGCGGGCGATGTGATCGACACCGGCTTCGGCCTGTCCATGGCCAAGGTGTTCGACCCGGGCAGCAGCATTCAAATGTCGCTGTCTGGCAACCTGCTGCAACTGCTGTTCATCCTTTATTTCTTCGCAACGGACAGCCACTTGCTGCTCATCCGCGTGATGACCGCGTCGTACGACGTGGTGCCCATGGGGGCGGCGCGGCTGACCGGCGCGGTCGGCAGCGTGCTGGCGGGGCTGTTCGTCACCGCCTTTGATCTGATCATGCGCCTAACCCTGCCCTTTCTGGCGGCTTCGTTCGTTTTGGAGCTGTCCATGGGCATTTTGATGAAGCTGATCCCGCAGATCAACGTGTTTGTCATACATTTTCAAACCAAGATCCTGCTGGGCATGGTCCTTCTGTTCCTCTTTGCCGTGCCGGTGACAGAATTTATGAACGGGTATATCGAAACGATGTTCGCCAGCATGAGCGACCTTTTGAAAGCGTTCGCGTAG
- the flhB gene encoding flagellar biosynthesis protein FlhB — protein sequence MAGEKTEKATPKRKADERKKGNVFLSQEAVTVASLLSCFLALKVLSPSILRNMEGLLTDYIDLCAVTEAVGPGDLLPFFSDACRVFALTAMPLLLLCCAVAVAITMFQTRGLFSAKAFSFKGERINPLAGLKKMISMRGLVELLKSILKISVLLYLLYITLEKEIPALARLMDMEPGQALISAGGLVLSIALKAGVIFLFLAAADYLYQWWEYEKNLRMTKQEVKEEYKQLEGDPQIKGAIRSRQQQKSRQRMMQNVPNADVVIRNPTHYAIAVKYDSSKNRAPVVLAKGVDALALRIVKTAEDAGVYVTENRPLARALYESVDLDQEIPEQFYQAIAEVLAFVYSLKGNGKA from the coding sequence GTGGCCGGTGAGAAAACCGAAAAAGCAACACCCAAACGAAAAGCGGACGAACGAAAAAAGGGCAATGTGTTCCTCAGTCAGGAAGCCGTTACCGTGGCCTCGCTGCTGTCCTGCTTTCTCGCGCTCAAGGTGCTTTCGCCCTCCATCCTGCGCAATATGGAAGGGCTGCTTACCGATTATATCGACCTGTGCGCCGTGACCGAGGCGGTCGGCCCCGGCGATCTGCTTCCGTTCTTTTCGGACGCGTGCCGCGTGTTCGCGCTCACCGCCATGCCGCTGCTGCTGCTTTGCTGCGCGGTGGCCGTGGCGATCACCATGTTCCAAACGCGGGGCCTGTTTTCGGCTAAGGCGTTTTCCTTTAAGGGCGAGCGCATTAACCCGCTCGCCGGCCTGAAAAAGATGATCTCCATGCGCGGGCTGGTCGAGCTGCTCAAGTCCATTTTGAAGATCTCGGTCCTGCTGTACCTGCTGTACATCACGCTGGAAAAGGAAATACCCGCCTTGGCCCGCCTGATGGACATGGAACCCGGGCAGGCGCTCATCAGCGCGGGCGGGCTGGTGCTCTCCATCGCGCTCAAGGCCGGGGTGATCTTCCTGTTCCTCGCCGCCGCGGATTATTTATACCAGTGGTGGGAATACGAGAAAAACCTGCGCATGACCAAGCAGGAGGTCAAGGAAGAGTATAAGCAGCTCGAAGGCGATCCCCAGATCAAGGGCGCCATCCGCTCGCGCCAGCAGCAAAAATCCCGCCAGCGCATGATGCAAAACGTGCCGAACGCGGACGTGGTCATTCGTAACCCGACCCACTACGCCATTGCCGTGAAGTACGACAGCAGCAAGAACCGCGCCCCGGTCGTGCTGGCCAAGGGTGTGGACGCGCTGGCCCTGCGCATCGTCAAAACCGCGGAGGACGCGGGCGTGTATGTGACCGAGAACCGGCCGCTGGCCCGCGCGCTCTATGAATCCGTCGATCTGGATCAGGAGATCCCAGAGCAATTCTATCAGGCCATTGCCGAGGTGCTGGCCTTTGTATACAGCTTGAAAGGGAACGGCAAAGCATGA
- the flhA gene encoding flagellar biosynthesis protein FlhA codes for MKRMKLLNNFIAVFVLLIVTLLIVPLGTQVLDFMFILNLALSLIILLTTMYIKEPLEFSIFPSLLLITTLFRLGLNVSSTRSILTREGYAGEVIATFGHFVIQDNVAVGLVVFLIIVLVQFIVITKGAERVAEVSARFTLDAMPGKQMAIDADLSSGLIDEAQARERRSKIQREADFFGSMDGASKFVKGDAIISIVVTFVNLIGGLVVGLLNGQGDIGTIVSIYSTSTVGDGLMSQIPALLISVATGMIVTRSASDGDLNTDVIKQFTSQPLVLVIAGAALPLLCLIGFPVPQVLLLSALLLVGGTLLLRKSRAAVAALDQGPPVTEEVTSEVSFYKNLDNVYGLLNVDPIGVEVGYSLLPLVDQSSGGNFLDRIVMLRKQFADEMGMVIPSVRLKDSSQLNPNQYEIKLKGERVAVGEVLIDHYLALAPADGPDNIEGIETVEPAFGMPAKWISEDKKLRAEVAGYVLIDPTSVIITHLSELIRKHAWELLTRQEVKRILDNLKKTNDTIVDDTIPSSVSLNELHKVLRGLLREDIPIGDMETILETLSDYAPSVKDSDMLTEYVRQALRRTITRRFSEAGQMKVLSVDGGLENLILNNVKKLDGGAYLSLEPNTIQKIIAATTDKLTQMKKLVQTPIILTSPVVRVYFKKLLDQFYPDVTVLSFNDIDSNVQIQSLGMIEI; via the coding sequence ATGAAACGCATGAAACTGCTCAACAACTTCATCGCGGTGTTCGTCCTGCTCATCGTGACCCTGCTCATCGTGCCGCTGGGTACGCAGGTGCTGGACTTTATGTTCATCCTGAATCTGGCGCTTTCCCTTATCATCCTGCTCACGACCATGTACATCAAGGAGCCGCTGGAGTTTTCCATCTTTCCCTCCCTGCTGCTCATCACCACGCTGTTTCGCTTAGGCCTGAACGTATCGTCCACCCGTTCCATCCTGACGCGCGAGGGCTACGCGGGCGAGGTTATCGCCACCTTCGGCCACTTCGTGATTCAGGATAACGTGGCCGTCGGCCTTGTGGTGTTCCTCATCATCGTGCTGGTGCAGTTTATCGTTATCACCAAGGGCGCCGAGCGCGTGGCCGAGGTATCCGCCCGCTTTACGCTGGACGCGATGCCCGGCAAGCAGATGGCGATCGACGCGGACCTGTCCTCCGGCCTGATCGACGAAGCGCAGGCCCGCGAGCGCCGCAGCAAGATCCAGCGCGAAGCCGACTTTTTCGGCTCCATGGACGGCGCGTCCAAGTTCGTTAAGGGCGACGCGATCATCTCCATCGTGGTCACGTTCGTCAACCTGATCGGCGGCCTTGTGGTCGGCCTGCTGAACGGGCAGGGAGATATCGGCACCATCGTCAGCATTTATTCCACCTCCACCGTGGGCGACGGCCTGATGAGCCAGATTCCCGCGCTGCTCATTTCGGTGGCGACCGGCATGATCGTCACCCGTTCCGCGTCGGATGGAGATCTCAACACCGATGTGATCAAGCAGTTTACCTCGCAGCCGCTGGTGCTGGTCATCGCGGGCGCGGCGCTGCCGCTCCTGTGCCTGATCGGCTTCCCCGTGCCGCAGGTGCTGCTGCTCTCCGCGCTGCTGCTCGTGGGCGGCACGCTGCTGCTGCGCAAAAGCCGCGCCGCCGTGGCCGCGCTCGATCAAGGCCCGCCCGTGACCGAGGAGGTCACGAGCGAGGTGAGCTTTTACAAGAACCTCGATAATGTGTACGGCCTTCTCAATGTGGACCCCATCGGTGTGGAGGTGGGCTACAGCCTGCTGCCGCTGGTGGATCAATCGAGCGGCGGCAATTTTCTGGATCGCATCGTCATGCTGCGCAAGCAGTTTGCCGATGAAATGGGCATGGTCATCCCGTCCGTGCGGCTCAAGGATTCCAGTCAGCTCAACCCCAACCAGTACGAGATCAAGCTCAAGGGGGAGCGCGTTGCCGTCGGCGAGGTGCTGATCGACCATTATCTGGCCCTCGCCCCGGCGGACGGCCCGGATAACATAGAGGGTATCGAGACCGTGGAGCCCGCCTTCGGTATGCCGGCCAAGTGGATCAGCGAGGATAAAAAGCTGCGCGCCGAGGTCGCGGGCTACGTGCTGATCGACCCGACCTCGGTCATCATCACCCATCTGTCCGAGCTGATCCGCAAGCACGCGTGGGAGCTGCTCACCCGGCAGGAGGTAAAGCGCATTCTGGACAACCTGAAAAAAACGAACGATACCATTGTGGACGATACCATCCCTTCGTCCGTATCGCTCAACGAGCTGCATAAGGTGCTGCGGGGCCTGCTGCGGGAGGACATCCCCATCGGCGATATGGAAACCATTTTGGAGACCCTGTCCGATTACGCGCCCAGCGTGAAGGACAGCGACATGCTCACCGAATACGTGCGGCAGGCGCTGCGGCGCACCATCACCCGGCGCTTCTCCGAAGCGGGGCAGATGAAGGTGCTCAGCGTGGACGGCGGGCTGGAAAACCTGATTTTGAACAACGTGAAAAAGCTGGACGGCGGCGCTTATCTGTCGCTGGAGCCGAACACCATTCAAAAGATCATCGCCGCGACCACCGATAAGCTGACCCAGATGAAAAAGCTGGTGCAAACGCCTATCATCCTCACCTCTCCGGTGGTGCGCGTGTATTTCAAAAAGCTGCTCGATCAGTTCTATCCGGATGTGACCGTGCTGTCCTTCAACGATATCGACAGCAACGTCCAGATCCAGTCCCTTGGCATGATCGAGATCTAA
- a CDS encoding sigma-70 family RNA polymerase sigma factor yields the protein MALDKLQTGVCLADPEGVMLRYKESGDAELRNQLVLHYAANVTAAIRSMRSILLSRIPAEDFFNQGIVALMECIEKYDPDRGASFETFSFRAVRGALLNYLRRQNWLPNRVQAARRDILRTAEELRQTLLREPTDRELADAMGLSEQKLGQYLGEIAAVDAVSLEALLDQTGEALLARPHAPADGPEGGLMREELTAALGAAIEALPPRQRQVITLCYYENLNLREIGEVLDLTQQRVSQIRSAAIASLGEVLKDYID from the coding sequence ATGGCTCTGGATAAATTGCAGACCGGCGTTTGTCTGGCCGATCCGGAAGGCGTGATGCTGCGCTATAAGGAATCGGGCGACGCCGAGCTGCGCAATCAGCTGGTGCTGCACTACGCCGCGAACGTCACTGCCGCGATTCGTAGCATGCGTTCCATTTTGCTCTCACGCATCCCGGCGGAGGATTTTTTCAATCAGGGCATCGTGGCGCTGATGGAGTGCATCGAGAAGTACGACCCCGACCGGGGCGCAAGCTTCGAGACGTTTAGCTTCCGCGCGGTGCGGGGCGCGCTTTTAAACTACCTGCGGCGGCAGAATTGGCTGCCCAACCGCGTGCAGGCCGCGCGGCGCGATATACTGAGAACCGCGGAGGAGCTGCGGCAGACCCTGCTGCGCGAGCCGACCGACCGCGAGCTGGCCGACGCCATGGGGCTGAGCGAGCAAAAGCTCGGCCAATATCTGGGCGAAATCGCCGCGGTGGACGCGGTATCGCTCGAAGCGCTTTTGGACCAAACGGGCGAGGCGCTCCTTGCCCGGCCCCACGCCCCGGCGGACGGCCCGGAGGGCGGTCTGATGCGGGAGGAGCTGACCGCGGCGCTCGGCGCGGCGATTGAAGCGCTGCCGCCGCGGCAGCGGCAGGTAATCACACTGTGCTATTATGAAAACCTAAACCTGCGCGAGATCGGCGAGGTGCTGGATCTGACCCAACAGCGGGTGTCGCAGATCCGCTCGGCGGCGATCGCTTCGCTGGGCGAGGTACTAAAGGATTATATCGATTAG
- a CDS encoding flagellar hook-basal body protein, which yields MLSGFYTVASGMLSQQRDLDVIGNNLVNQQTPGYRADRTLISPFEMELATRREASGDAALGRGAPAAVVGDVVTLMQNGDLRETGRSFDLAINGDGFFNIRAENGQIMLTRGGNFDTDENGDLVLPGVGRVLGRNGDTLRVGGPGFRVDETGQVYNQDDRRVGSLMLTAPEEGSALTKLDGGLFRAPQGANMRIVNDAHLVQGSLELSNVNMEQELTGLLATQRAFQSCSSALQIIDGMDRKAASQIASI from the coding sequence ATGCTATCCGGTTTTTACACGGTCGCGTCCGGCATGCTGAGCCAGCAGCGCGATCTGGACGTGATCGGCAACAATCTGGTCAACCAGCAAACGCCCGGCTACCGGGCGGACCGCACGCTCATTTCGCCCTTTGAAATGGAGCTTGCCACCCGCCGCGAGGCTTCGGGCGACGCGGCGTTAGGACGCGGCGCGCCCGCCGCCGTGGTGGGCGACGTGGTGACGCTGATGCAAAACGGCGACCTGCGCGAAACCGGCCGCTCGTTCGATCTTGCCATCAACGGCGACGGCTTTTTCAACATCCGCGCGGAAAACGGCCAGATCATGCTGACGCGCGGCGGCAATTTCGATACGGATGAAAACGGCGATTTGGTCTTGCCCGGCGTGGGCCGCGTGCTTGGCCGGAACGGCGACACGCTCCGCGTCGGCGGCCCGGGCTTCCGCGTGGACGAGACCGGTCAGGTCTATAATCAGGACGACCGCCGCGTCGGCTCCCTGATGCTCACCGCGCCGGAGGAAGGCTCCGCGCTTACCAAGCTGGACGGCGGCCTGTTCCGCGCTCCGCAGGGCGCGAACATGCGCATCGTGAACGACGCGCATTTGGTGCAGGGCAGTCTCGAACTGTCCAATGTCAATATGGAGCAGGAACTGACGGGCCTGCTCGCCACCCAGCGCGCGTTCCAAAGCTGCAGCTCCGCCTTGCAGATCATCGATGGGATGGACCGCAAGGCCGCTTCGCAGATCGCTTCAATTTAA
- a CDS encoding flagellar hook-basal body protein: protein MKAAFYAGASGLSAYQQSMNTIGNNLANTNTVGYQKETTAFEDLLHTDMYANTDRAPLTGSGVRTVSTGVLVGQGSPQLTGGELDFAIVGNGFFAVNHDGDIGYTRNGAFAISVEGSRDYLCTIDGAQVLDRRGNPIRVTQQDDGSIDTGDLIDRIGVFRFDNPNALTPAMGSGYTPNEFSGVAERADEDSYDLLHGFLEGSGANMMDGMMDMLSAQRAFQVCARVVQTSDEMEQVVNGLRR, encoded by the coding sequence ATGAAAGCCGCATTTTACGCCGGCGCTTCCGGCCTTTCCGCTTATCAGCAATCCATGAACACCATCGGCAACAATCTGGCCAATACCAATACCGTGGGCTACCAGAAGGAAACGACGGCGTTTGAGGATCTGCTCCATACCGATATGTACGCCAATACCGACCGCGCGCCGCTTACCGGCAGCGGCGTGCGCACCGTGTCCACCGGCGTGCTGGTGGGGCAGGGCAGCCCGCAGCTCACCGGCGGCGAATTGGATTTCGCCATCGTCGGTAACGGCTTCTTCGCCGTCAATCACGATGGGGATATCGGCTACACCCGCAACGGCGCGTTCGCCATTTCGGTGGAGGGCAGCCGGGATTACCTTTGCACGATCGACGGCGCGCAGGTGCTCGACCGGCGCGGCAACCCGATTCGCGTCACCCAGCAGGACGACGGCTCGATCGACACCGGCGATTTGATTGACCGCATCGGCGTGTTCCGCTTCGACAACCCGAACGCCCTGACCCCCGCCATGGGCAGCGGCTACACGCCGAACGAGTTTTCCGGCGTGGCCGAGCGCGCGGACGAGGATTCCTACGACCTGCTGCACGGCTTTTTGGAAGGCTCGGGCGCGAATATGATGGACGGCATGATGGATATGCTGTCCGCCCAGCGCGCCTTTCAGGTCTGCGCCCGGGTGGTGCAGACCTCGGACGAGATGGAGCAGGTCGTGAACGGCCTGCGGCGGTAG